DNA from Centroberyx gerrardi isolate f3 chromosome 20, fCenGer3.hap1.cur.20231027, whole genome shotgun sequence:
CCAAATCTtagaattcaaaatggatttctaagtTTCTAAATTTCTGACAGGTTCAGCATGTTGAGTAAACATGGAAAAgctaatcccccccccccagtaaTTCTCTTGATATTTTCTCCGTGCAGCAAATGGCAGAGACGCAGACAGTAGAGACCACTAACTGATTTTTGCTTCGAAAGGAAATGGGCTGCTAATAAATATTGAGTCATAACTCATGCATTGCATAGTGGCAGCTTCACTTCAAATATCGTCCTCACAGTCTTCCTCcgttttccttttctcctcttttttgtGGAAAACGTTCCCATCCTGCTTTACTACCCATCGAAGCTTGACTCCCTCGTGCTTTTCTTGGATCTGCGGAAGTAAGCAAATATACTGAACATCCAGAAACCACACCTTTTTATTCTATTCAGCTAGTAATGTACTCTATAGACTAAGACTCACTTGGTTCAAAATGGCTTCTCTCACAGCAGGATCATTGAGGTTCAAGGATGAATGTGACTTCAGTTCCACTCTCACGATCTGCCTCGTGACTTGAGGCATTTCtttagcaagaggaaagaataCTATCAAATGTTAATTTTATTGCACTTCATTAATCATGATGGCAAATCAATTTTCAGCTGTGATTAaaagcaagatttttttttaagaaatattGTTGTGAACAGCCAGTAACTGAAAGGGAGATGTGAaaatttctgtctttttttttattttaaattttttttttttatctcaggTACATTTATGTCTCATCTGTTTTATCATCAAGGTTGGGAAGTGTTGGGCTCCATGTAACAGGATTGTACTGATCATCATTTGTGTTATCCACTATagttacagtaaaacacaggTATCACAAtagatatgaaaaaatatgtgatCACTGGTTGCATTAGTTTGAAATATATGAGGCATATACTGTAGATTATGTGTTTATAGAcattaacataattttacacCTTGAAAAAATGATTGATACTGTTAATAATGAAGGTAACAGCTAAAATCACATGTAAACTGTAAATAAATTGTAATAAATCTGTTAAAATGCATATGGTATGGATTTTAAAAGCAAATCTACAAGTAATTGGAAAGTAATCAAGTTACAGTAGGGCTTCAGTGGTTTACattattgattacatttatcAACAGGTTATAAGTAAATCTATAACTGATCCTGAAGATAACCTCACCAACCCTTGTTACCATTTACTTACCCTTATAGCAGTAGAACAGGTATGTGCCTTTGCATCCCCTGTCATACCACATCTTGGCAGAGGGGCTATACAGCGTACAGTTTCCATCCCTGTTTGGCTGAGAGCCCGCCCAGTATCTGAAGGGACTCTTACTCTGGTCCGACCATTTCCACTCATCTCTGAACAGACCCATCCACACCCAGGACGGCTGTGGCACGGCATCGTTAACCTCGTGCTGCAACGCCTGATTTTCAGGCTGGTTCCTCACACTTGCCAAGTCGCTGTGATTCGCTCGGCAGTACACTTGGGCTTCCCTCCAAGTCTTTTCTTCAGGAATTATAACATACTTCCCACTGGGCTTCTTATCTGTAAACATTAGCACACGTATGCATTGACTGGATGCTTGCACAAAATAGGAAAAGTTTTCTTGCTGTGACATGtatttaaaggtgcattaagaaAGATTGTACTGTTACgtaacacaaaatgaccataagtCATTGTTATTACACCCATTTTGACAATATACCTTGATAGAGTTATTGATCAATATCAATGACTCACAGTGATTACTCACTGTGTTtcagttttggaacaaaaactcccagctcattggaatttcaagacactcccagtCTCCTCCCGTCCTACTCAGCATTTCCAACCTCTAAACGCTGAAGGACGGTACATGAGGGAGAAACCGGCATCGCAAAACCCCCTTCTCAAACGACATTGCTTTTACAGTATTTAGGATTGTAATATATTTCCTCTtaactagacgtttctgttgaaTCTCTGCTCTAATAAGCCAGTTTACTCACCTTCAGGGACGCAAACTAGTCACCTTTTTCATCCCAAAATAGGACACTTAAGTGAAGGATTTCTGAGTGGTTTTGTGTCTGCCCTGGCATCTGTCACCTTTTTCACTATCCATGAGTTTGCATCCCTGCAccttttattgtaataatgtgactttattatgcATGTTATTACAGGCCAGTGTAAGTGCTGGAGAGTTGTCAatattgttgcaattccttggtcgataaaagtcatagattacttaaagctgcaataagcaacattttTTAACTACTAGAgcgtgacagaaaccgcaacacatttgtaaataaagcgcagcaaagccactgcactgcagaggcctaccaaggacaaacattgcagaACACCATACATggaggctaacagctaagctaaacatacctgctttaacaagtttactcactcgcttcatcaATTCCACCATTAagagaacattttcaggaacgggagggggtgagggttgcttttaaacagcgagggtgGAGCCAAGCCAAGCTCCGCCCTCGCTCACAAGCAacatatcattatgtctcaatgaaatctccacatggcacacatttgtttcaggattggttataaggcctgatatcgcttattgcaggtttaacgcCCCTTTAAAATATCCAACTCTGAAAAGCACTACATGTCAAGTTAAAGCCAACGAACTCACCGTCATGACAGGCAAAGAATTGTCTTCTCTGGCAGTCTACACCGAGCCACCTTCCCTCAGTGTTCATGCCTCCACACAGGTGGGAGGAGCCAGGCGGACCGGCCCAGTTCGTCCACTCAGCGACTCCTTCACTGCTCTGACTTTCTCCCACAGACCACTGCCACGGCGTCGGCCCAGTCTTTCTCAGACCAATCCAGATTTCTTGTGACACGCCGCTGGCTGATGCCTTgctcatcatcctcttcatgTCTTCATAGTTGCCAACTGTGGCCAGGTCAGTGTACTGCTGTCTGCAGTGCTGCTGGGCCTCGCCCCAGCTCTTCGCTACGTTCACCAAGTGATACTCACGGTGAAGATGTGAACAAACTGTCACAGGTCCTGCAGAGTGACTTTTCATGTTACACCCATTTTGACAATATTGTGTATTCTCATTTCATAGGATTAATGTGTCATGATGAGTATTTTGTAGAAAGACACTGACCTAAGACGAGCGGCAACAATAACAGACGCAGCATATTTTCTCCTATGACATGAAGGGATAAATGTTAGTGACATAAGTTCACTGAAAATCTCATAtacagatataaaaaaaagtgaacatCTCATAAGAAGTTCTGGTTGGCTTATCATGTTAAAGGTTGAACCCTGAACtcaatttaattttattttcattgtcagtTTTCCTCTTGGAATGACCTATGATTTTTTCATGTCTTTGGAATCTGTATTTGGAAGCTTCGTTTGCATTTTAATTGCTTATTATAATATTTTGGCCAAAAAGGAATTACTTTATATCTTGAGTTACATTAGAATGAGAaaatagcaaaagaaaaaagaagaaaaaactccATTTGCATCCTACTTTTCTATGAACATTGTCTGCACAGTACAATTgatcaactaaaaaaaaaaagcatccatGATTAGAGAATTAAATGGCTCCAATTTCCTGGCTCTTGATATCCACATTACTGCATCTGTAATATAGCTACATCTGTaatacaaatatacatttaGTATTTATACATATAGTATTCAAAGAATCACATTGTTCTTTATTGTATTGCTACATTTCCCGATATAGGTGCCCGTAACTAGTTCATGTTTAGGGCGGTACTCTCAAAAAGtattttaattttctgttgaaatGATAAATCTAGACCTAGATCACCGTCTCCCATGAGTGAGTCACCCAGTCGGTGGCTACCCAGCAAGCAGTGCAACAGCACTGTTTTGTAATTACAGAAATGAGTCTTCTTACCTGACACCCAGATGGTTCCTAATAGAGCGGTGCACTCCTGCAGGTTACtagtctttctttccttcactctTTGTTGATATTGTCTTTTTATCATTCCCTTAAGCCTCCCTACTGTGTATTTCCCTTTATGCAAATGCTTTGTTCAGTTGCAGAAGCATTTTTCCCTGAAAGACGCCACAGCACTATAAAGGTTATGACATATTTGCATCTCACAACAGTATCTGTAAGGAGTCATACAGATCGAGTTGGGCTGTTGGTACAGATCGTGGCTGACACCACGGCAAATAAAACCACTGTTGAGCACATATTAgtattaaacatgttttatttttattgctcAACATTGTATCACACAAtattaaatacatatttaaCATGCAGATAACTGACAGTAGAGCTATGCAATTCCTTCTACATGaaaacatgcatatacacaccaCAACCCTCAGCTGAATATCTTGATTACATAAGATTTAACTACAAATGAAGAATGGGTATATATGTTTTCTTTATCCAGGAACATATTGGAACTCCTGATAAAATGCTATAACTTTTTaaccaaacaacaaatgaatTTGTTGCTGTGCAATACTGTTCATACCAAAAATGTATCTTCTTGTTCTGACCGTAGCCTGTTGTcaatgggctaaaacatgcaaaaacatcaCCTTTAAAACCAATTTCGTGAGATACACTGACTCAGAAATCCACGAGGGGAAAGAGTGGGACAACCGACATGACAGTTAGCCTTTCTACTATATACTTTTATCCGCTTGTATTTTGTTGACTATTTGTATAAGGGAGCAATGTAAACTTAATCTTTGTATTAGggacaaaaacaaatttgaaagTGGGTGAAAATGTTATTAACCTAAGCTTTGCCTCATTCAGTTTGCTTTTGTGCAAAGTCAAATCAATTCAAGTGCCTAATTACTTTTCAGAGACTGCAAGGTAATCAACAGTGTCAGCACAGATTTGAaagatttcattccaaaatgccaaaaatccATTTGATAAAAATGTTCCCTGATATTCATCATTCAACATTTTAGAGTTGACTTAAGTATTTACAGTTGACTGCATCCTCAGAAAGGTTAAAGGTTTCAGGATGACTATCAAAATCAATAattgttcataaaaaaatatgactttcatgccaacaattttgtcaaaatggacATCACGGttttcaaatgttggatatCTTATTTATCTTATatctttatatatatttttgtttcatatatCTTTATTTTATCCCAATGCATGCTTGTGTAGGAATCACTTTTCAAAGGTGGAGAGCTGCTGCTAGAGTGAGAGTTTAGAAAGTTTTCCTCTGTGAAAGGACACATCAGCTTTTATTCACAACTCACCCTTAAAAGAAAGTGGAGAAAGAGCAAACTGCCGCCTTCACCCACATTGATTCATTTACCACCTTTCTCTTCAGttcacctctgtgtgttttgcgtcgttctgtctctcctctctgtccatctgcGCTCCTGCCACCTGTCTTTTTGTGTCTTGTTTCAGCTGTGAGGTCAGCAACAATCCCTTCGCTCATTATGCTGCCTGTCAGACTTCAGCTTGTTCTCCCAAAAGCCGCCAATAATCCACATAGTCCCCATCCTGTCCATCTTTACTAAcccatgccacacacacacacacactcacacacactcacacacacatttcagtcCTCGTCACCTCCTTGTCCCCCCGGAGGATCCCTTATATAaacctctgtctcccctctagT
Protein-coding regions in this window:
- the LOC139918079 gene encoding putative C-type lectin domain family 20 member A, which gives rise to MLRLLLLPLVLGPVTVCSHLHREYHLVNVAKSWGEAQQHCRQQYTDLATVGNYEDMKRMMSKASASGVSQEIWIGLRKTGPTPWQWSVGESQSSEGVAEWTNWAGPPGSSHLCGGMNTEGRWLGVDCQRRQFFACHDDKKPSGKYVIIPEEKTWREAQVYCRANHSDLASVRNQPENQALQHEVNDAVPQPSWVWMGLFRDEWKWSDQSKSPFRYWAGSQPNRDGNCTLYSPSAKMWYDRGCKGTYLFYCYKEMPQVTRQIVRVELKSHSSLNLNDPAVREAILNQIQEKHEGVKLRWVVKQDGNVFHKKEEKRKTEEDCEDDI